One genomic segment of Brassica napus cultivar Da-Ae chromosome A3, Da-Ae, whole genome shotgun sequence includes these proteins:
- the LOC106437842 gene encoding uncharacterized protein LOC106437842 → MDKDNMDQAKGYEHVRYTAAPDPRSEGIGSMNQRFSHDSSTNVNMNVRPPDYAIPTPARPVLNYSIQTGEEFAFEFMRDRVIMKPQFVPDVYGKPPSGMPVSVNLSAMGMVLPVSESGSNTTVLSAAEKRHTFEQERKPPARKEDKSYHELVKSAPVISSRNDTGQKVQSLVSSRASDSSLNQAKFLCSFGGRIIPRPRDQKLRYVGGETRIIRISKDISFQELMRKMSEMFPEVRTIKYQLPGEDLDALVSVSSDEDLQNMMEECTVFGNGGSEKPRMFLLSSSDIEEGQFGMEAAEGDSEVQYVVAVNGMDLGSRKSSLGITAPGNNLDELLHSNTDREISRAATEPAVASVAPLAGNESLSAGQTSQPVAGFSTGNEPFSQPYLGQQVHFTGLGNHQVYTSAHMASIGYIDEKGSAPLHVQPQPHFIPYSVNPETPLEVVAPHYPHKPEQGVLHDEQIYHVQDSEASTKEAKMRRDDSFKKVTDPANVSTVGTSLPAKEPKLRIESSTPRVSEYSVSSTSDLKVPDHVLKEEAPVSTQVSDSTPNPSTSACPEKSGRKSQDHVENNLSAKEPKMRKEQSTTRASEYSISSVSSDSMVPNHTLKEEAPVSMQISNSTPNPSSFFYPEGSLKTPQEYVPKTAALDTANEGIKIYQENQFSLPGRISGSGLVTSDGDSSNVSNVDQQVLHKKVFHSERIPRDMAESKRLSKSDDSLGSQFVMAKSTSDAFLPISESAETFHEANMESQNVHSSAPVRPAPESLWTAEGNISQFEKRNLEPNAPEHVSQSEASDKAVPRGHLENGDIVVDINDRFPRDFLADILKVKESLSFPGLGPLHGDGAGVSVNVQNLDPKNWSYFRNLAQDEFERKDLSLMDQDHPGFPTSLTNTDGVPIDYSYPPLQSEKIAPTRLKPQIHFDENIQPHVSTTAVADSRTADTQEDYGQSQFKGAETTDANVNTGVPLIDLVAEDSSHRSLQVIKNDDLEELKELGSGTFGTVYHGKWRGTDVAIKRIKRSCFIGRSSEQERLTSEFWHEAEILSKLHHPNVMAFYGVVRDGPGGTLATVTEYMVNGSLRHVLLSNRQIDRRKRLIIAMDAAFGMEYLHSKNIVHFDLKCDNLLVNLKDPARPICKVGDFGLSKIKRNTLVTGGVRGTLPWMAPELLSGSSSKVSEKVDVFSFGIVLWEILTGEEPYANMHYGAIIGGIVNNTLRPTVPSYCDPEWRMLMEQCWAPDPFVRPSFPEIARRLRTMSTSAAKAHAANHQVHK, encoded by the exons ATGGATAAAGATAACATGGATCAAGCAAAGGGTTATGAACACGTTCGGTATACTGCCGCCCCTGACCCTAGGAGTGAGGGGATTGGCTCTATGAATCAAAGGTTTTCTCACGATTCTTCAACTAATGTTAACATGAATGTACGACCTCCAGATTATGCTATTCCCACCCCTGCTCGGCCAGTTCTGAACTACTCCATACAGACTGGTGAAGAATTTGCGTTTGAGTTTATGAGAGATAGGGTGATTATGAAACCGCAGTTCGTACCCGATGTGTACGGTAAGCCGCCCAGTGGTATGCCTGTTTCTGTTAATTTAAGTGCTATGGGGATGGTTCTTCCGGTGTCAGAGAGTGGGTCTAACACCACGGTGCTTAGCGCAGCAGAGAAACGCCATACCTTTGAGCAAGAGAGAAAACCTCCTGCTAGAAAGGAAGATAAGAGCTACCATGAGCTGGTCAAGTCAGCCCCGGTTATTTCTTCAAGAAATGACACTGGTCAGAAGGTTCAAAGTCTGGTTTCTTCTAGAGCTTCTGATAGCTCTTTGAACCAGGCAAAGTTCTTGTGTAGTTTTGGTGGTAGAATCATACCGCGCCCCAGAGATCAGAAACTTAGATATGTAGGCGGTGAAACGCGTATCATACGGATTAGCAAGGATATTTCTTTCCAAGAACTCATGCGTAAAATGTCAGAAATGTTCCCTGAAGTACGTACCATTAAATATCAGCTGCCAGGCGAAGATCTTGATGCACTAGTCTCTGTATCTTCTGATGAGGATTTACAAAACATGATGGAGGAATGTACTGTGTTTGGTAATGGAGGATCTGAGAAGCCCAGGATGTTTTTGCTTTCAAGCAGTGATATAGAGGAGGGTCAGTTCGGTATGGAAGCTGCAGAGGGTGATTCTGAGGTTCAGTATGTTGTTGCTGTCAATGGGATGGATCTTGGTTCACGTAAAAGTTCCCTTGGTATAACTGCTCCAGGGAACAATTTGGATGAACTACTTCACAGTAATACTGACAGGGAGATCAGTCGAGCTGCCACAGAACCAGCAGTAGCTTCGGTTGCTCCCTTGGCTGGTAATGAGTCTTTGTCAGCGGGCCAAACTTCTCAACCCGTGGCAGGTTTTTCTACTGGTAATGAACCATTTTCACAGCCTTATCTAGGACAGCAAGTGCACTTCACCGGACTTGGTAACCACCAAGTTTACACATCAGCTCACATGGCAAGCATCGGCTATATAGATGAGAAGGGGTCTGCTCCGTTGCATGTTCAACCACAGCCTCATTTTATTCCTTATTCTGTGAATCCTGAAACGCCTCTTGAAGTTGTGGCGCCTCACTATCCACATAAACCAGAGCAAGGAGTTTTGCATGATGAGCAGATCTACCATGTACAAGATTCAGAAGCTTCAACAAAAGAGGCCAAAATGAGAAGAGATGACTCGTTTAAGAAGGTAACTGATCCTGCTAATGTATCTACTGTCGGGACCAGTCTTCCAGcaaaggaaccaaagctgaggATAGAATCATCAACTCCAAGGGTCAGTGAGTACTCTGTTTCCTCTACGTCTGATTTGAAAGTCCCAGATCACGTCCTGAAGGAAGAAGCCCCGGTTTCCACACAAGTATCCGATTCAACACCAAATCCAAGTACCTCAGCTTGTCCAGAGAAAAGTGGTAGAAAATCCCAGGATCATGTTGAGAATAATCTTTCAGCAAAGGAGCCAAAGATGAGAAAAGAACAGTCCACCACAAGGGCCAGTGAGTATTCCATCTCCTCTGTATCAAGTGATTCTATGGTCCCAAATCACACCCTCAAGGAAGAAGCTCCTGTTTCCATGCAAATATCCAACTCAACACCAAATCCAAGTTCCTTTTTTTACCCAGAAGGAAGTCTTAAAACACCTCAGGAATATGTTCCGAAAACGGCTGCCTTAGATACAGCAAATGAAGGCATAAAAATCTATCAGGAGAACCAATTTTCTCTGCCTGGGAGAATCTCTGGATCGGGGCTTGTTACTTCAGATGGTGATTCATCGAATGTGAGTAATGTCGACCAGCAGGTGCTTCATAAAAAGGTTTTTCATTCTGAGCGCATTCCACGAGATATGGCAGAAAGTAAACGTTTGTCTAAATCTGATGATTCCCTTGGTTCCCAATTTGTAATGGCTAAGTCAACTTCAGATGCATTCCTACCTATTAGCGAATCAGCTGAAACTTTTCATGAAGCTAATATGGAGTCCCAGAATGTTCATTCTAGCGCACCAGTAAGACCAGCTCCTGAAAGCCTCTGGACAGCGGAGGGTAATATTTCACAATTTGAAAAAAGGAACTTGGAGCCGAACGCCCCAGAGCACGTAAGTCAGTCAGAGGCTTCAGATAAGGCTGTTCCGCGAGGACACCTAGAGAACGGGGATATTGTTGTTGATATTAATGATAGGTTTCCTCGTGATTTTCTTGCTGATATATTGAAAGTGAAAGAGTCTCTAAGCTTCCCTGGATTAGGGCCATTGCATGGTGATGGAGCTGGAGTGAGTGTAAATGTTCAGAATCTTGACCCTAAAAATTGGTCGTATTTTCGAAATTTGGCGCAGGATGAGTTTGAGAGGAAGGATCTATCCCTTATGGACCAGGACCACCCTGGATTTCCCACTTCCCTTACTAATACCGACGGAGTTCCTATTGATTATAGCTACCCACCATTGCAATCAGAGAAAATTGCTCCAACTCGGTTAAAACCACAAATCCACTTTGATGAGAATATCCAGCCGCATGTGTCCACTACTGCCGTGGCTGATTCGAGAACAGCAGACACACAAGAAGATTACGGTCAGTCACAGTTCAAAGGTGCTGAAACCACAGATGCAAATGTG AATACTGGAGTTCCTCTTATTGACCTTGTTGCTGAGGACAGTAGCCACAGGTCTCTGCAG gtCATTAAAAATGATGACTTGGAAGAACTGAAGGAACTAGGTTCTGGTACCTTTGGAACTGTTTACCATGGAAAATGGAGGGGTACAGATGTTGCTATCAAGCGAATAAAAAGGAGCTGTTTCATTGGTCGTTCATCTGAACAAGAGAGACTG ACCTCTGAGTTCTGGCATGAAGCTGAAATTCTTTCCAAGCTACATCATCCAAATGTGATGGCATTCTACGGCGTAGTGAGAGATGGGCCAGGAGGGACTTTAGCTACAGTGACAGAGTACATGGTCAATGGATCGCTTAGACATGTTCTGCTCAGCAACAG GCAGATTGATCGACGTAAGCGACTCATCATTGCAATGGATGCAGCTTTTGGAATGGAGTATTTGCACTCAAAGAACATAGTGCATTTCGATTTGAAATGTGACAACTTGCTTGTCAACTTAAAGGATCCCGCCCGTCCGATTTGCAAG GTTGGTGATTTTGGTCTGtcaaagataaaaagaaacACTTTGGTCACTGGTGGTGTAAGAGGAACCCTCCCTTGGATGGCTCCCGAACTACTTAGTGGCAGCAGCAGCAAAGTTTCTGA
- the LOC125591296 gene encoding putative nuclease HARBI1 → MVDDTDEDDSQLINEYITMNIVKQPLCAHPNRGRQFVEELIHGHPDQCHFLVRMRPKVFLELCDTIEEKYKMRSSHNVTVKESVAMFLYICGHSITQRNAMRMFGHSQETISRKFHEVLDAMEQMAKDMFKPDHASLTQVHPKLRSDKRYWPYFRGFIGAMDGTHVPVVVSGRDQQRYWNRKSVCSMNILAICDMDMLFTYIYVGMPGSAHDAKVLALAMQGDPNFPHPPVGKYYLVDSGYALRRGYLGPYRQTRYHQNQFQNQAPPSNHKEKFNRRHSSLRCVIERTFGVWKGKWRIMQDKARYDIGTTRKLVAATMTLHNFVRKSSIHDPDFDVDWREENDQQPPMDDEDEAVLEEGAGSRQYMEGLRDNIAMDLWNTRG, encoded by the coding sequence ATGGTGGATGATACTGATGAAGATGATTCTCAGTTAATAAATGAGTACATAACAATGAATATTGTTAAGCAACCATTGTGTGCACATCCTAACCGCGGTCGTCAATTTGTTGAGGAGTTGATTCACGGTCATCCAGATCAATGCCACTTTCTTGTGAGAATGCGTCCTAAAGTGTTTCTTGAGCTATGTGATACCATAGAAGAGAAATACAAGATGAGATCATCTCACAATGTGACGGTCAAAGAGAGTGTGGCAATGTTTTTATACATATGTGGTCATAGTATTACTCAGCGAAATGCCATGAGAATGTTTGGGCATTCGCAAGAGACGATATCCAGAAAATTCCATGAGGTTCTTGATGCCATGGAACAGATGGCAAAAGATATGTTTAAACCAGATCATGCGAGTCTCACTCAAGTTCATCCGAAGTTGCGATCTGACAAGCGTTATTGGCCGTACTTCAGAGGATTTATAGGTGCAATGGATGGGACACATGTTCCTGTCGTCGTATCGGGACGAGATCAACAACGATACTGGAATAGAAAAAGCGTTTGCAGCATGAATATTCTTGCAATTTGCGACATGGATATGTTAttcacatacatatatgttgGCATGCCTGGGTCTGCGCATGATGCAAAAGTACTTGCTTTAGCTATGCAAGGTGATCCTAACTTTCCACATCCACCTGTAGGTAAGTATTACCTTGTCGACTCAGGATATGCTTTACGGCGTGGGTATCTGGGACCCTATAGGCAAACTCGGTACCATCAAAAtcagtttcaaaatcaagctccACCTAGTAatcataaagaaaaatttaaccGTCGTCATTCCTCACTTCGATGTGTCATTGAAAGAACATTTGGAGTTTGGAAAGGGAAATGGAGGATAATGCAAGATAAAGCAAGGTACGACATTGGAACAACAAGAAAGCTTGTGGCAGCAACTATGACGCTACATAACTTTGTACGTAAATCAAGCATACATGATCCTGACTTCGATGTTGATTGGAGGGAGGAAAATGATCAACAACCTCCAatggatgatgaagatgaagcagTTTTAGAAGAAGGAGCTGGTTCGAGGCAATATATGGAAGGATTACGAGATAACATTGCAATGGATTTATGGAATACTCGTGGGTAG